From a region of the Lactuca sativa cultivar Salinas chromosome 4, Lsat_Salinas_v11, whole genome shotgun sequence genome:
- the LOC111898615 gene encoding vacuolar sorting protein 3 isoform X1 — protein sequence MAKPLLKSRTILEPFAQFNASSSSIRSLALFSTSPSETLIYVGTVSGKLLLLSLHHPSSNSSNSHNQESSSNNENRDNDDQIKFVRHMSISDCAVESIHVFGEIEKILVVSDGFIHFVDLELVKPVKKIGALKDVSFVARRLRSKGNEGFTKLTVGGGADASGGSSFLQRLGGGGGGRLNGGVVNDLPIDDNCVFAAAVGKKLILVGLVGRSNESYDSVAGTLVTMKEIQCVDLVKEMVWIDDSIVVGSSSGYYLCSCVTGQCGLIFSLPDMSTPCLKVLKKEYKVLMLVDNVGIIIDSQGQPVGGSLVFHGSPDGIGEMGTSVISLHNGKMELYLKKTGKCVQKIVFSVEGTGQRVIADDEDETGKVVVVATSSKVICYLKVPSEEQIKVFLRKKDFKEAISLVEELHDDGEITKEAMSFVHAQVGFLLMFDLHFEEAVDHFLLSETMQPSEIFPFIMPDPNRWSLLVPRNRYWGLHPPPAPLETVIDNGLIAIQRAIFLKKAGLETAVDDDFLLNPPNRDDLMDSAIKNLIRYLKASREKELTSSVKEGVDTLLMYLYRALNLVDEMESLASSENWCIVEELETLLNESGHLRTLAFLCESKGMSSKALAIWRILARNYSSGFWKDQTRINETSGEGVNIISGKETAATEASRILEELSDKDLILQHLGWIADINQVLAVRVLTSEKRSHQLPPSDVIAAIDTKKTEILQRYLQWLIEEQDSDDPQFHTSYALLLTKSALESYETEISSEAGTSKQINGLEPEKQSIFQNPVRERLQFFLQSSDLYDPEEVLDLIQESELWLEKAILYRKLGQETLVLQILAVKLEDNDAAEHYCAEIGRPDAYMQLLDIYLNPTDGKKPMFKAAVRLLHNHGESLDPLQVLERLSPNMPLQLASDTILRMLRARLHHHYQGQILHNMSRAVGLDANLARLEERSRHVQINDESLCDSCHARLGTKLFAMYPDDTIVCYKCFRRQGESTSVTGRDFTNDPVFKPGWLVID from the exons ATGGCTAAACCCCTGTTGAAATCTCGCACGATCCTCGAACCTTTTGCACAATTCAACGCATCGTCATCATCAATTCGATCTCTAGCTCTTTTTTCCACATCTCCTTCCGAAACCCTAATATACGTCGGCACTGTCTCCGGTAAACTCCTCCTACTCTCTCTTCATCATCCCAGTTCCAATTCTAGTAATAGTCATAACCAAGAGAGTAGTAGTAACAATGAGAACAGAGATAACGATGATCAAATTAAATTTGTTCGGCATATGTCGATAAGCGACTGTGCAGTAGAATCAATACATGTATTTGGTGAAATTGAGAAGATTTTAGTTGTTTCCGACGGGTTTATACATTTTGTTGATTTAGAATTAGTTAAACCTGTGAAAAAGATCGGTGCTCTGAAAGATGTTAGTTTTGTTGCTAGGAGGTTGAGGAGTAAAGGAAATGAGGGTTTCACAAAGTTAACCGTGGGAGGTGGAGCAGATGCAAGTGGTGGCTCGAGTTTCTTGCAGAGattaggtggtggtggtggtggtaggttAAATGGTGGTGTTGTGAATGATTTACCTATTGATGATAACTGTGTTTTTGCTGCTGCTGTTGGGAAGAAACTGATTTTAGTGGGGCTTGTTGGTAGGAGTAATGAGAGTTATGATAGTGTTGCAGGTACTCTTGTGACCATGAAAGAGATTCAATGTGTTGATTTAGTTAAAGAGATGGTCTGGATTGATGATTCCATTGTTGTGGGTAGTTCAAgtggttattatttgtgttcatGTGTTACAGGTCAATGTGGTTTGATCTTTTCATTGCCAGACATGAGTACACCATGTCTTAAGGTTTTAAAAAAAGAGTATAAAGTTCTTATGCTTGTTGACAATGTTGGGATTATTATTGACTCTCAAGGGCAACCAGTGGGTGGAAGTTTGGTCTTTCATGGATCTCCAGATGGTATAGGGGAGATGGGCACAAGTGTCATTTCTCTTCACAATGGAAAAATGGAGCTGTATCTTAAAAAAACAGGGAAATGTGTTCAGAAGATTGTGTTTTCAGTAGAAGGAACTGGTCAACGTGTCATAGCAGATGATGAAGATGAAACTGGCAAGGTGGTGGTTGTAGCAACATCATCCAAGGTAATTTGCTACTTGAAAGTACCCTCTGAAGAACAAATTAAGGTTTTTTTGAGAAAGAAGGATTTCAAGGAGGCTATTTCTTTGGTTGAGGAGCTTCATGATGATGGTGAAATAACAAAGGAAGCAATGTCATTTGTTCATGCTCAAGTGGGATTCTTGTTAATGTTTGACTTGCATTTTGAAGAAGCAGTTGACCATTTTCTATTATCAGAAACCATGCAGCCTTCTGAGATTTTTCCATTCATCATGCCAGATCCAAATCGTTGGTCATTGCTG GTACCTAGGAATCGTTATTGGGGTTTACACCCTCCACCTGCCCCTTTGGAAACTGTTATTGACAATGGATTGATAGCTATTCAAAGAGCTATTTTTCTTAAAAAAGCAGGTTTGGAGACAGCTGTAGATGATGATTTCCTTTTGAATCCTCCAAATAGAGACGATTTAATGGACTCTGCTATAAAAAACTTAATCAG GTACTTAAAGGCTTCACGTGAGAAAGAGCTGACATCATCTGTGAAGGAGGGAGTTGACACGTTATTAATGTATCTTTATAGAGCTCTGAATTTAGTTGATGAAATGGAAAGTCTTGCTTCTTCTGAAAACTGGTGCATAGTG GaagagttggaaactttactgaATGAGTCAGGGCATTTAAGGACACTTGCTTTTCTTTGTGAAAGCAAAGGGATGAGTTCTAAGGCTCTTGCCATTTGGAGAATATTGGCAAGAAACTATTCATCCGGATTTTGGAAGGACCAAACACGGATAAATGAAACAAGTGGGGAAGGTGTAAACATTATATCTGGTAAAGAGACTGCAGCAACTGAAGCTTCAAGGATTCTTGAAGAATTATCTGATAAAGATCTCATTCTGCAACATCTTGGATGG aTTGCAGATATTAACCAGGTGCTTGCTGTTCGAGTATTGACATCTGAAAAAAGGAGTCATCAGCTTCCACCAAGTGATGTAATTGCTGCAATTGACACGAAAAAAACTGAAATTCTTCAAAG ATATCTGCAATGGTTGATTGAAGAACAAGACTCTGATGATCCTCAGTTTCATACATCATATGctcttttactcaccaaatcagcACTTGAAAGTTATGAAACAGAAATTTCATCTGAAGCTGGAACCTCAAAGCAGATTAATGGTTTGGAGCCTGAAAAGCAATCCATATTCCAAAATCCTGTGAGAGAGAGACTGCAATTCTTCTTACAGTCTTCAGATCTGTATGACCCTGAAGAAGTTCTTGATTTGATACAAGAATCAGAATTATGGTTGGAAAAG GCTATTCTTTATCGAAAACTAGGGCAAGAAACATTGGTGCTCCAGATCCTAGCTGT AAAATTGGAGGACAATGATGCTGCTGAACACTATTGTGCTGAAATTGGAAGACCAGATGCTTATATGCA GTTGCTTGATATTTATCTAAACCCAACAGATGGGAAGAAACCCATGTTCAAAGCTGCTGTTAGGCTTCTCCATAATCATGGAGAATCTCTTGATCCTCTGCAAGTTCTTGAG AGATTATCCCCAAATATGCCCTTACAGCTTGCTTCCGATACAATATTAAGAATGCTAAGAGCTCGTCTTCATCATCATTATCAAGGACAA ATTCTTCATAATATGTCACGGGCTGTTGGGCTTGATGCAAATTTAGCAAGATTGGAGGAAAGATCACGACACGTACAAATTAATGATGAAAGTTTATGTGATTCTTGTCACGCAAGACTTGGAACAAAGTTATTTGCAATGTATCCAGATGACACCATTGTTTGCTACAAG TGCTTCAGACGGCAGGGTGAGTCGACATCTGTAACAGGTCGGGATTTTACGAATGATCCGGTGTTTAAACCCGGGTGGCTTGTTATTGATtga
- the LOC111898615 gene encoding vacuolar sorting protein 3 isoform X5, protein MAKPLLKSRTILEPFAQFNASSSSIRSLALFSTSPSETLIYVGTVSGQCGLIFSLPDMSTPCLKVLKKEYKVLMLVDNVGIIIDSQGQPVGGSLVFHGSPDGIGEMGTSVISLHNGKMELYLKKTGKCVQKIVFSVEGTGQRVIADDEDETGKVVVVATSSKVICYLKVPSEEQIKVFLRKKDFKEAISLVEELHDDGEITKEAMSFVHAQVGFLLMFDLHFEEAVDHFLLSETMQPSEIFPFIMPDPNRWSLLVPRNRYWGLHPPPAPLETVIDNGLIAIQRAIFLKKAGLETAVDDDFLLNPPNRDDLMDSAIKNLIRYLKASREKELTSSVKEGVDTLLMYLYRALNLVDEMESLASSENWCIVEELETLLNESGHLRTLAFLCESKGMSSKALAIWRILARNYSSGFWKDQTRINETSGEGVNIISGKETAATEASRILEELSDKDLILQHLGWIADINQVLAVRVLTSEKRSHQLPPSDVIAAIDTKKTEILQRYLQWLIEEQDSDDPQFHTSYALLLTKSALESYETEISSEAGTSKQINGLEPEKQSIFQNPVRERLQFFLQSSDLYDPEEVLDLIQESELWLEKAILYRKLGQETLVLQILAVKLEDNDAAEHYCAEIGRPDAYMQLLDIYLNPTDGKKPMFKAAVRLLHNHGESLDPLQVLERLSPNMPLQLASDTILRMLRARLHHHYQGQILHNMSRAVGLDANLARLEERSRHVQINDESLCDSCHARLGTKLFAMYPDDTIVCYKCFRRQGESTSVTGRDFTNDPVFKPGWLVID, encoded by the exons ATGGCTAAACCCCTGTTGAAATCTCGCACGATCCTCGAACCTTTTGCACAATTCAACGCATCGTCATCATCAATTCGATCTCTAGCTCTTTTTTCCACATCTCCTTCCGAAACCCTAATATACGTCGGCACTGTCTCCG GTCAATGTGGTTTGATCTTTTCATTGCCAGACATGAGTACACCATGTCTTAAGGTTTTAAAAAAAGAGTATAAAGTTCTTATGCTTGTTGACAATGTTGGGATTATTATTGACTCTCAAGGGCAACCAGTGGGTGGAAGTTTGGTCTTTCATGGATCTCCAGATGGTATAGGGGAGATGGGCACAAGTGTCATTTCTCTTCACAATGGAAAAATGGAGCTGTATCTTAAAAAAACAGGGAAATGTGTTCAGAAGATTGTGTTTTCAGTAGAAGGAACTGGTCAACGTGTCATAGCAGATGATGAAGATGAAACTGGCAAGGTGGTGGTTGTAGCAACATCATCCAAGGTAATTTGCTACTTGAAAGTACCCTCTGAAGAACAAATTAAGGTTTTTTTGAGAAAGAAGGATTTCAAGGAGGCTATTTCTTTGGTTGAGGAGCTTCATGATGATGGTGAAATAACAAAGGAAGCAATGTCATTTGTTCATGCTCAAGTGGGATTCTTGTTAATGTTTGACTTGCATTTTGAAGAAGCAGTTGACCATTTTCTATTATCAGAAACCATGCAGCCTTCTGAGATTTTTCCATTCATCATGCCAGATCCAAATCGTTGGTCATTGCTG GTACCTAGGAATCGTTATTGGGGTTTACACCCTCCACCTGCCCCTTTGGAAACTGTTATTGACAATGGATTGATAGCTATTCAAAGAGCTATTTTTCTTAAAAAAGCAGGTTTGGAGACAGCTGTAGATGATGATTTCCTTTTGAATCCTCCAAATAGAGACGATTTAATGGACTCTGCTATAAAAAACTTAATCAG GTACTTAAAGGCTTCACGTGAGAAAGAGCTGACATCATCTGTGAAGGAGGGAGTTGACACGTTATTAATGTATCTTTATAGAGCTCTGAATTTAGTTGATGAAATGGAAAGTCTTGCTTCTTCTGAAAACTGGTGCATAGTG GaagagttggaaactttactgaATGAGTCAGGGCATTTAAGGACACTTGCTTTTCTTTGTGAAAGCAAAGGGATGAGTTCTAAGGCTCTTGCCATTTGGAGAATATTGGCAAGAAACTATTCATCCGGATTTTGGAAGGACCAAACACGGATAAATGAAACAAGTGGGGAAGGTGTAAACATTATATCTGGTAAAGAGACTGCAGCAACTGAAGCTTCAAGGATTCTTGAAGAATTATCTGATAAAGATCTCATTCTGCAACATCTTGGATGG aTTGCAGATATTAACCAGGTGCTTGCTGTTCGAGTATTGACATCTGAAAAAAGGAGTCATCAGCTTCCACCAAGTGATGTAATTGCTGCAATTGACACGAAAAAAACTGAAATTCTTCAAAG ATATCTGCAATGGTTGATTGAAGAACAAGACTCTGATGATCCTCAGTTTCATACATCATATGctcttttactcaccaaatcagcACTTGAAAGTTATGAAACAGAAATTTCATCTGAAGCTGGAACCTCAAAGCAGATTAATGGTTTGGAGCCTGAAAAGCAATCCATATTCCAAAATCCTGTGAGAGAGAGACTGCAATTCTTCTTACAGTCTTCAGATCTGTATGACCCTGAAGAAGTTCTTGATTTGATACAAGAATCAGAATTATGGTTGGAAAAG GCTATTCTTTATCGAAAACTAGGGCAAGAAACATTGGTGCTCCAGATCCTAGCTGT AAAATTGGAGGACAATGATGCTGCTGAACACTATTGTGCTGAAATTGGAAGACCAGATGCTTATATGCA GTTGCTTGATATTTATCTAAACCCAACAGATGGGAAGAAACCCATGTTCAAAGCTGCTGTTAGGCTTCTCCATAATCATGGAGAATCTCTTGATCCTCTGCAAGTTCTTGAG AGATTATCCCCAAATATGCCCTTACAGCTTGCTTCCGATACAATATTAAGAATGCTAAGAGCTCGTCTTCATCATCATTATCAAGGACAA ATTCTTCATAATATGTCACGGGCTGTTGGGCTTGATGCAAATTTAGCAAGATTGGAGGAAAGATCACGACACGTACAAATTAATGATGAAAGTTTATGTGATTCTTGTCACGCAAGACTTGGAACAAAGTTATTTGCAATGTATCCAGATGACACCATTGTTTGCTACAAG TGCTTCAGACGGCAGGGTGAGTCGACATCTGTAACAGGTCGGGATTTTACGAATGATCCGGTGTTTAAACCCGGGTGGCTTGTTATTGATtga
- the LOC111898615 gene encoding vacuolar sorting protein 3 isoform X6: MKEIQCVDLVKEMVWIDDSIVVGSSSGYYLCSCVTGQCGLIFSLPDMSTPCLKVLKKEYKVLMLVDNVGIIIDSQGQPVGGSLVFHGSPDGIGEMGTSVISLHNGKMELYLKKTGKCVQKIVFSVEGTGQRVIADDEDETGKVVVVATSSKVICYLKVPSEEQIKVFLRKKDFKEAISLVEELHDDGEITKEAMSFVHAQVGFLLMFDLHFEEAVDHFLLSETMQPSEIFPFIMPDPNRWSLLVPRNRYWGLHPPPAPLETVIDNGLIAIQRAIFLKKAGLETAVDDDFLLNPPNRDDLMDSAIKNLIRYLKASREKELTSSVKEGVDTLLMYLYRALNLVDEMESLASSENWCIVEELETLLNESGHLRTLAFLCESKGMSSKALAIWRILARNYSSGFWKDQTRINETSGEGVNIISGKETAATEASRILEELSDKDLILQHLGWIADINQVLAVRVLTSEKRSHQLPPSDVIAAIDTKKTEILQRYLQWLIEEQDSDDPQFHTSYALLLTKSALESYETEISSEAGTSKQINGLEPEKQSIFQNPVRERLQFFLQSSDLYDPEEVLDLIQESELWLEKAILYRKLGQETLVLQILAVKLEDNDAAEHYCAEIGRPDAYMQLLDIYLNPTDGKKPMFKAAVRLLHNHGESLDPLQVLERLSPNMPLQLASDTILRMLRARLHHHYQGQILHNMSRAVGLDANLARLEERSRHVQINDESLCDSCHARLGTKLFAMYPDDTIVCYKCFRRQGESTSVTGRDFTNDPVFKPGWLVID, from the exons ATGAAAGAGATTCAATGTGTTGATTTAGTTAAAGAGATGGTCTGGATTGATGATTCCATTGTTGTGGGTAGTTCAAgtggttattatttgtgttcatGTGTTACAGGTCAATGTGGTTTGATCTTTTCATTGCCAGACATGAGTACACCATGTCTTAAGGTTTTAAAAAAAGAGTATAAAGTTCTTATGCTTGTTGACAATGTTGGGATTATTATTGACTCTCAAGGGCAACCAGTGGGTGGAAGTTTGGTCTTTCATGGATCTCCAGATGGTATAGGGGAGATGGGCACAAGTGTCATTTCTCTTCACAATGGAAAAATGGAGCTGTATCTTAAAAAAACAGGGAAATGTGTTCAGAAGATTGTGTTTTCAGTAGAAGGAACTGGTCAACGTGTCATAGCAGATGATGAAGATGAAACTGGCAAGGTGGTGGTTGTAGCAACATCATCCAAGGTAATTTGCTACTTGAAAGTACCCTCTGAAGAACAAATTAAGGTTTTTTTGAGAAAGAAGGATTTCAAGGAGGCTATTTCTTTGGTTGAGGAGCTTCATGATGATGGTGAAATAACAAAGGAAGCAATGTCATTTGTTCATGCTCAAGTGGGATTCTTGTTAATGTTTGACTTGCATTTTGAAGAAGCAGTTGACCATTTTCTATTATCAGAAACCATGCAGCCTTCTGAGATTTTTCCATTCATCATGCCAGATCCAAATCGTTGGTCATTGCTG GTACCTAGGAATCGTTATTGGGGTTTACACCCTCCACCTGCCCCTTTGGAAACTGTTATTGACAATGGATTGATAGCTATTCAAAGAGCTATTTTTCTTAAAAAAGCAGGTTTGGAGACAGCTGTAGATGATGATTTCCTTTTGAATCCTCCAAATAGAGACGATTTAATGGACTCTGCTATAAAAAACTTAATCAG GTACTTAAAGGCTTCACGTGAGAAAGAGCTGACATCATCTGTGAAGGAGGGAGTTGACACGTTATTAATGTATCTTTATAGAGCTCTGAATTTAGTTGATGAAATGGAAAGTCTTGCTTCTTCTGAAAACTGGTGCATAGTG GaagagttggaaactttactgaATGAGTCAGGGCATTTAAGGACACTTGCTTTTCTTTGTGAAAGCAAAGGGATGAGTTCTAAGGCTCTTGCCATTTGGAGAATATTGGCAAGAAACTATTCATCCGGATTTTGGAAGGACCAAACACGGATAAATGAAACAAGTGGGGAAGGTGTAAACATTATATCTGGTAAAGAGACTGCAGCAACTGAAGCTTCAAGGATTCTTGAAGAATTATCTGATAAAGATCTCATTCTGCAACATCTTGGATGG aTTGCAGATATTAACCAGGTGCTTGCTGTTCGAGTATTGACATCTGAAAAAAGGAGTCATCAGCTTCCACCAAGTGATGTAATTGCTGCAATTGACACGAAAAAAACTGAAATTCTTCAAAG ATATCTGCAATGGTTGATTGAAGAACAAGACTCTGATGATCCTCAGTTTCATACATCATATGctcttttactcaccaaatcagcACTTGAAAGTTATGAAACAGAAATTTCATCTGAAGCTGGAACCTCAAAGCAGATTAATGGTTTGGAGCCTGAAAAGCAATCCATATTCCAAAATCCTGTGAGAGAGAGACTGCAATTCTTCTTACAGTCTTCAGATCTGTATGACCCTGAAGAAGTTCTTGATTTGATACAAGAATCAGAATTATGGTTGGAAAAG GCTATTCTTTATCGAAAACTAGGGCAAGAAACATTGGTGCTCCAGATCCTAGCTGT AAAATTGGAGGACAATGATGCTGCTGAACACTATTGTGCTGAAATTGGAAGACCAGATGCTTATATGCA GTTGCTTGATATTTATCTAAACCCAACAGATGGGAAGAAACCCATGTTCAAAGCTGCTGTTAGGCTTCTCCATAATCATGGAGAATCTCTTGATCCTCTGCAAGTTCTTGAG AGATTATCCCCAAATATGCCCTTACAGCTTGCTTCCGATACAATATTAAGAATGCTAAGAGCTCGTCTTCATCATCATTATCAAGGACAA ATTCTTCATAATATGTCACGGGCTGTTGGGCTTGATGCAAATTTAGCAAGATTGGAGGAAAGATCACGACACGTACAAATTAATGATGAAAGTTTATGTGATTCTTGTCACGCAAGACTTGGAACAAAGTTATTTGCAATGTATCCAGATGACACCATTGTTTGCTACAAG TGCTTCAGACGGCAGGGTGAGTCGACATCTGTAACAGGTCGGGATTTTACGAATGATCCGGTGTTTAAACCCGGGTGGCTTGTTATTGATtga